The Huiozyma naganishii CBS 8797 chromosome 3, complete genome genome contains a region encoding:
- the LCB3 gene encoding sphinganine kinase LCB3 (similar to Saccharomyces cerevisiae LCB3 (YJL134W) and YSR3 (YKR053C); ancestral locus Anc_1.217), with protein sequence MTASQSEIITENDYGVAPIRVTRPRSLSDPNDLIEQNCLVDPGNHGPDHFKTKMSKWRFSIRELLVPFTDTQSAYLMRWQTRFRNPGTDILFAYTALLGSHTFYVLCLPLPAWVGFFETTRDMVYIFGYSIYLSGYLKDFLCLPRPKSPPMHRITLSSYTAKEYGAPSSHTANAIGVTLYFLFVIWFQISNDQTLTQKIVYSSIALIYAFILSMGRLYCGMHGVLDLVIGVLVGVLCFAVRMALKSYFRLFNSGKYWWYPILSIGWGLSLLLFHVRPIDECPCFDDSVAFVGVICGIECCDWFIKYFGLTMVYSFTSASARVLLARLLIGFPLLVIWKYIVGKPLCYWFVLKVLRMRDDRGERLSRLSKELRKRESQSECLLFCGVSTIDIVARFFIYGGIPMAVMLLSPAPIGWIGEKLGIQPINN encoded by the coding sequence ATGACAGCTTCGCAGTCCGAAATCATAACTGAAAACGATTATGGGGTCGCACCGATTAGGGTGACTAGACCAAGAAGTTTATCAGACCCGAATGATCTGATTGAGCAAAACTGTCTGGTGGACCCTGGGAACCATGGGCCTGATCACTTCAAGACCAAGATGTCTAAATGGAGGTTTTCAATTAGAGAATTGCTGGTCCCCTTCACCGATACACAATCTGCATACCTCATGAGATGGCAAACTAGGTTTAGAAACCCTGGTACAGATATCTTATTTGCATACACAGCTCTACTTGGGTCTCACACGTTCTACGTCCTGTGCCTACCACTACCCGCGTGGGTCGGGTTTTTCGAGACTACTCGAGACATGGTATACATTTTTGGGTACTCGATATACCTGAGTGGTTACCTGAAGGATTTCTTGTGTCTCCCTCGACCAAAATCTCCACCTATGCATAGAATCACATTGAGTAGCTACACTGCTAAAGAATACGGTGCCCCGAGTTCCCACACGGCTAATGCTATCGGGGTTACCTTATATTTCCTGTTTGTGATATGGTTTCAGATATCAAACGATCAAACATTGACCCAGAAAATCGTGTACAGCTCCATTGCTCTAATATATGCGTTCATTCTTTCAATGGGTCGTCTATACTGCGGTATGCATGGTGTATTGGATTTGGTTATCGGGGTTCTCGTCGGTGTGCTCTGTTTTGCAGTTCGGATGGCTCTCAAAAGTTACTTCCGCTTATTCAACAGTGGGAAATACTGGTGGTACCCTATTTTGAGCATAGGGTGGGGGTTATCTCTATTGCTGTTCCATGTGCGACCCATTGATGAGTGTCCCTGCTTTGATGACAGCGTTGCGTTTGTTGGCGTGATCTGTGGTATTGAGTGTTGTGACTGGTTCATAAAATACTTTGGTTTGACAATGGTTTACAGTTTTACAAGTGCGTCTGCAAGGGTGCTGTTGGCGCGGTTGCTGATTGGGTTCCCCCTTCTCGTTATATGGAAGTACATTGTGGGTAAACCACTCTGTTACTggtttgttttgaaagtcCTACGAATGAGGGACGACCGAGGCGAGAGGTTGAGTAGGTTATCGAAGGAGTTAAGGAAAAGGGAATCGCAGAGCGAGTGTCTTTTGTTCTGTGGTGTGTCCACCATTGATATTGTAGCAAGGTTCTTTATCTACGGTGGGATCCCCATGGCAGTGATGCTACTGTCACCGGCGCCCATTGGGTGGATCGGTGAAAAGCTTGGAATCCAGCCGATCAACAATTAA
- the DPI8 gene encoding Dpi8p (similar to Saccharomyces cerevisiae YJL133C-A; ancestral locus Anc_1.218), with amino-acid sequence MLSQITKLAAQRGSTVAQTLGKSSTTGAFKKAVGEVSSGNSFKSFKDYRENAKTYGPLSATLAGKRHLTDVHH; translated from the coding sequence atGCTATCTCAAATCACGAAACTAGCTGCCCAAAGAGGTTCGACAGTTGCTCAGACGTTGGGTAAGTCATCGACGACGGGCGCGTTCAAGAAAGCCGTAGGCGAGGTTTCCTCTGGGAATTCCTTCAAGTCGTTCAAGGACTACAGGGAGAACGCAAAGACGTACGGTCCCCTGAGTGCAACTCTAGCGGGGAAGCGTCACCTGACGGACGTGCATCACTAA
- the MRS3 gene encoding Fe(2+) transporter (similar to Saccharomyces cerevisiae MRS3 (YJL133W) and MRS4 (YKR052C); ancestral locus Anc_1.219), producing MTESSIHQGPALDLDYESMPSNSPLSHQLLAGAFAGIMEHSVMFPIDALKTRIQSGHALLSNNIIQNISKISTLEGSTTLWKGVQSVILGAGPAHAVYFGTYEFCKSRLIDEQDMHTHQPIKTAISGACATVASDALMNPFDTLKQRVQLSPNSKVWAVAGEMYRTEGISAFYYSYPTTIAMNIPFTALNFVIYESSTKILNPTGGYNPLVHCLCGGISGTLCAAITTPLDVIKTTLQVRGSDRVSLEIFRQADTFSKAARAIFKVHGYKGFWRGLQPRIVATMPATAISWTAYECAKHFLLTIS from the coding sequence ATGACGGAGTCGTCAATTCACCAGGGTCCAGCTTTAGACTTGGACTACGAATCCATGCCGTCGAATTCACCGCTGTCGCATCAATTGCTAGCAGGTGCATTTGCCGGCATCATGGAACATTCAGTGATGTTTCCCATAGACGCGTTGAAGACCCGAATACAGTCTGGCCATGCTTTGCTCTCCAATAATATCATACAAAacatttcaaagatatccaCCCTAGAGGGATCTACGACTCTTTGGAAAGGTGTGCAATCCGTCATCCTCGGTGCAGGCCCCGCACACGCGGTATACTTTGGTACTTACGAATTCTGTAAGTCAAGGCTTATAGACGAACAAGATATGCATACGCACCAGCCGATAAAAACTGCAATCAGTGGGGCTTGTGCCACAGTCGCATCAGACGCATTAATGAACCCATTCGATACATTGAAACAGCGAGTACAGCTCAGCCCAAACTCGAAAGTTTGGGCGGTAGCAGGCGAAATGTACAGGACTGAGGGTATATCTGCATTTTACTACTCGTACCCCACCACAATTGCAATGAACATACCGTTTACTGCATTGAACTTTGTCATTTACGAGTCATCAACGAAAATATTGAACCCAACGGGAGGGTATAACCCACTGGTACACTGTCTCTGCGGTGGGATAAGTGGGACACTCTGTGCTGCAATCACAACCCCCTTAGACGTGATAAAAACCACGTTGCAAGTTAGAGGCAGCGATAGAGTCTCCTTGGAGATATTCAGACAAGCGGACACCTTCAGCAAGGCAGCAAGGGCTATATTCAAAGTTCATGGTTACAAGGGGTTTTGGAGAGGGTTGCAGCCAAGGATTGTAGCCACTATGCCCGCCACTGCTATATCATGGACTGCGTACGAGTGTGCCAAGCACTTCCTTTTGACTATTTCTTGA
- the KNAG0C02670 gene encoding uncharacterized protein (similar to Saccharomyces cerevisiae YJL132W; ancestral locus Anc_1.221), translating to MTRGELQSSSIFGDCVIKLTRGFQLWNSSNKNECMFLGPIFLILLCFNLNASHSAGVATHLSVLFRSIPKHLIQYKPWLKAGAFFPDALYSCKPDPKWQEFAEFTHWPEFILIALDYWKEKYGLTGLSETPDALALQSFVLGVFNHQIVDVSWHSLVEGFTTHGLVKVFAELEFDGDIENAHNFVDVIGDLYTLNNWVREDKVSFESWKSFSRNDWALPVEGDLMAIVAKSGLNTAQISYQELNYCVKRGLIAVNSEIYSIRTGRAAVLRRAQMQSPIAAEFLQEHYMGGEWDLISMTKKCVPVLNSLFDDKIHKGQTVLEQIRLCGNLPAATSHNAIFQRGISSKQLHSNGRFISSLMPFSKFGTAMTIGKFYDDDELYLAVSSPLEDSMGSIYLIPWSVVSGLQGEDTQTILPVTSMFGSTVKKYSMGGVDFLVISEPGVNEIKFFRGKILVLSLFADEHSEVSQLEVVAISESLQFDMRDIVLSSVSFGFLETGVVFVIKGREIIKLLFNGHVNQVINIFDLNLIDLTNSITLKDYSHFGSSVAISPPFKDDSYSIYVTAQSLGAVFVYHINDEQQSLSPKFVINMQSIFEWGLSPKPIHIIPSSSHQMFGGYIHSWEYTSRKFFSISQKLQNKVCVYEDLNGSIRFHICLKLVHSVNDVPYNTGFGSAVAYNSNRNILLISSPNSFGGDGAIFSINLSEIIDRKPHYKTLLVSSKYLYYRNSNDNEGFTNFGSCLSFGPNETLLVGIPQYGYSFENHYSLTGGVIVI from the coding sequence ATGACCCGAGGGGAACTACAGAGCAGTAGTATTTTCGGTGACTGCGTCATCAAATTGACTCGAGGTTTCCAGCTTTGGAATAGTTCTAACAAAAACGAGTGTATGTTTTTGGGCCCCATTTTCTTAATATTGCTCTGTTTCAATCTGAATGCGTCACACTCTGCAGGCGTAGCGACGCATCTAAGTGTTCTATTTCGGAGCATTCCCAAGCACCTAATACAATATAAACCTTGGCTGAAAGCTGGTGCTTTTTTCCCAGACGCACTATACAGCTGTAAACCAGACCCGAAATGGCAAGAGTTTGCAGAATTTACGCATTGGCCGGAGTTTATATTAATCGCCTTGGATTATTGGAAGGAAAAATACGGACTTACAGGACTCAGTGAAACCCCTGACGCTTTGGCCTTACAAAGTTTCGTACTAGGCGTGTTTAACCATCAAATTGTCGATGTATCTTGGCACTCTTTGGTGGAAGGCTTCACGACTCATGGACTAGTCAAAGTGTTTGCCGAATTAGAATTCGATGGTGACATCGAAAACGCACATAACTTTGTGGATGTTATTGGTGATCTCTACACGCTGAATAACTGGGTTAGAGAGGACAAAGTGTCATTTGAAAGCTGGAAATCCTTTTCTAGAAATGACTGGGCGCTGCCCGTGGAAGGAGACCTTATGGCTATTGTCGCAAAGTCAGGATTAAATACTGCACAAATATCATACCAAGAGTTGAATTATTGCGTTAAAAGAGGATTGATTGCAGTTAACAGCGAAATCTACAGCATAAGAACCGGTAGGGCAGCTGTTCTCAGACGTGCTCAGATGCAATCCCCGATAGCTGCCGAATTTTTACAGGAGCATTACATGGGGGGAGAGTGGGATCTGATCTCTATGACCAAGAAATGCGTCCCGGTACTAAACAGTCTATTCGATGATAAGATACATAAAGGGCAAactgttcttgaacagataCGATTATGCGGGAATTTACCTGCGGCAACTTCCCACAACGCAATATTTCAAAGAGGGATCTCTTCGAAGCAACTCCATTCCAATGGCAGATTCATATCATCTCTGATGCCTTTTTCTAAATTTGGGACAGCTATGACTATCGGAAAATTTtatgatgatgatgaactTTATCTGGCAGTGTCTTCCCCCCTAGAAGATTCCATGGGGAGCATATATCTTATCCCTTGGTCAGTCGTGTCTGGCTTACAGGGGGAAGATACACAAACAATATTACCTGTTACCTCCATGTTTGGATCTACCGTGAAGAAGTATTCTATGGGGGGAGTGGATTTCTTGGTCATTTCAGAGCCTGGAGTAAACGAAATTAAGTTTTTCAGGGGAAAGATACTGGTTCTTTCGTTATTCGCAGACGAGCATTCTGAAGTAAGCCAGCTTGAAGTTGTAGCGATAAGTGAATCGTTGCAGTTTGATATGAGGGATATTGTGCTGTCTAGTGTTTCCTTCGGATTTTTGGAAACAGGTGTAGTTTTCGTCATCAAAGGAAGAGAAATCATAAAACTTCTTTTTAACGGACATGTGAACCAAGTAATTAATATCTTTGATCTCAACCTAATTGACCTCACAAATAGCATTACGTTGAAAGATTATAGTCATTTTGGTTCAAGTGTTGCAATTTCACCTCCATTCAAGGATGATAGCTACAGCATTTATGTGACAGCTCAAAGTCTTGGTGCCGTTTTTGTTTACCACATCAATGACGAACAACAATCTCTTTCACCCAAATTTGTGATAAATATGCAATCCATTTTCGAATGGGGGCTCAGTCCCAAACCAATACACATTATACCGTCGAGCTCCCATCAAATGTTTGGTGGGTATATTCATTCATGGGAATACACTTCGAGAAAATTCTTTTCCATTTCCCAGAAGCTTCAGAATAAAGTTTGTGTTTATGAAGACTTAAACGGTTCCATACGTTTCCACATATGTTTGAAGCTGGTTCATAGTGTCAATGATGTACCCTATAATACAGGTTTTGGTTCTGCAGTCGCCTACAACAGTAATAGGAATATATTACTTATCAGTTCACCAAACAGTTTCGGTGGAGACGGTGCCATTTTCAGTATCAATCTATCAGAAATTATTGACAGGAAGCCTCACTATAAAACGTTACTTGTCAGCTCTAAGTATCTGTACTACAGAAACTCTAATGACAATGAAGGGTTCACAAATTTTGGAAGTTGCTTGAGTTTTGGGCCAAACGAAACGCTGCTGGTTGGTATTCCACAGTACGGTTATAGTTTTGAAAACCACTATTCTTTGACTGGTGGCGTCATCGTAATTTAA
- the AIM23 gene encoding Aim23p (similar to Saccharomyces cerevisiae YJL131C; ancestral locus Anc_1.222) yields MKLLKSKLLLLQTRTFCQSSHLHYYSSNNSILRNVTNNLNHNSSQKVDLPSGGRGGSEYKNSRSNDSNPTHSYNKVRRPKKIVINWRTGTERAQMAANSIIAEIFKLNEKGDIMFIAPGSNKLESSNVRKFARGLDLGQYGLSIVNVEKVSGFNGNRRQVPLIKIVDSEVALRKYADELGKRKRDELVELGVLSKNNTGPKRDTSLKHIRVSWRINLDDLEHQKAYEINKLLKRGHKVNLYLDEGQQPSKDWILNFQNTLTDSGSKDSISKRDKAQRKIVLERIQELVDEWSTTPAIEGTIYGKMIMKLAPRIIPNDNKDKMNLKNERKKERQLKIQERIERKKLRESTPM; encoded by the coding sequence atgaagttgttgaaaaGTAAACTGTTGCTGCTCCAGACCCGAACATTTTGTCAAAGCTCACATTTGCATTATTACAGCTCTAATAACAGTATACTGAGGAATGTAACGAACAATTTGAACCATAACTCTTCTCAAAAGGTGGACCTCCCTTCAGGGGGACGGGGTGGGTCTGAGTATAAAAACAGTCGGTCTAATGACAGCAATCCAACACATTCCTACAACAAAGTTAGAAGGCCGAAAAAGATAGTCATTAACTGGAGAACGGGAACGGAAAGAGCTCAAATGGCGGCGAACAGCATAATAGCGGAGATATTCAAATTGAATGAAAAAGGAGATATAATGTTTATTGCACCAGGTTCCAACAAATTGGAATCCTCGAATGTAAGAAAATTTGCCAGAGGATTGGATTTGGGACAATATGGGTTGAGTATTGTCAATGTCGAAAAAGTATCAGGTTTCAATGGTAATAGAAGGCAAGTGCCATTGATAAAGATTGTGGATAGTGAAGTAGCATTAAGAAAATACGCCGATGAACTTGGTAAGAGGAAAAGGGATGAACTTGTGGAACTAGGCGTCCTTTCCAAAAACAATACTGGGCCGAAACGGGATACAAGTCTGAAACATATACGTGTCTCCTGGCGTATTAATTTAGACGACCTAGAACACCAGAAGGCCTATGAAATTAATAAACTTCTGAAGAGAGGCCACAAAGTGAATTTATATCTAGATGAGGGGCAGCAGCCTTCGAAGGACTGGATATTAAACTTTCAGAACACACTAACAGATAGCGGATCTAAAGATTCGATTTCTAAAAGGGACAAGGCGCAAAGAAAGATTGTTTTAGAGAGAATTCAAGAGCTGGTAGATGAGTGGTCGACCACCCCTGCCATCGAAGGCACTATTTATGGTAAGATGATAATGAAATTGGCACCAAGGATAATTCCTAATGATAATAAAGATAAAatgaatttgaaaaatgaaagaaagaaggaaagaCAGCTTAAAATTCAGGAACGAattgaaaggaaaaaattaAGGGAAAGCACTCCCATGTAA